A window of Halovivax gelatinilyticus genomic DNA:
GAACACACGTTCGTCCGGAGGCGGTGACCCGTCGGCGTTAACCCGTACAGACCGCTTCCAAACTTCCTGATGAGACCGGCGCGCATCATGCGGGCAACAGTCTCGTTCTCGTGGCCGGTCGATTCGCGACTCGTGAACAGAATCGCCTCACTACGTCGCACGATACCCACCTCGACTTGCAGGTCGCCCGCGAACGGGCGTGTTCGTACTGTCGACGGGATCGTCGAACCGGACGGAGATATCGCGGTCAACGTGGCTATCGCTACGGCGTGTAGCGCCCGATACGTCGACTACCCAATCAGAAACAGGACAGTTATCGCGGAACCCAGCCGCGGGCCGCGCCGGACCCGCGGTTTCTGGGACGTGCAGTTGCGTGCATGCAATTGACAGATTGGGGATCGCCAATAAATAGGTTCGCATACGCCTCGGAGCGGTTGAGACGGGTTCGTCGCGGGTCGGTCGGATGAAAGGTTTACCACCGACGCCGTGGGAGTCGATCACCGTTCGTATGAGCCGACGCCCCCTTCGCTCGCCCGATTCGCGCGTTCGTCCCAGACGCGATCAGCGTCGAACGGTAGCCGTCCCCGGAATCTCCGAGAGACGGTGGTAGACCGATGGACGCCGTCGTCCTCGCCGGAGGCTACGCCACGCGTCTGTGGCCGATCACCCGCCACCGCCCGAAGATGTTCCTCCCGCTCGGCGAGACCACCGTCATCGACCGGCTCTACGCCGAGCTCGAGGCCGAATCGCGTATCGACGACGTCTACGTGAGTACGAACGAACGATTCGCCCCCGCGTTCGAATCGCACCTCGCCGACGCGCCCTACGAGAAGCCGCGGCTGTCGGTCGAGCGCACGCGCGCCGAAGACGAGAAGTTCGGCGTCATCGCCGCCCTCGGCGAGTTGATCGACCGCGAGGGGATCGACGCGGACCTTCTCGTGCTCGCCGGCGACAACGTGTTCGATTTCGCGCTCTCAGCCTTTCTCGAGCGTTACGACCGACGAGAGGGACCCTGCATCGCCGCGTACGACGTCGGCGACCCGTCGCGAGCGACCGGCTACGGCGTCGTCGATCTGGAGGGAGATCGCGTCGTCGATTTCGTCGAAAAGCCCGACGACCCGCCGGGAACGAACGTCTCGATCGGCTGTTACGCGTTTCCCCGCGAGACGCTCTCGTTGATTCCGAGCTACCTCGACGAGGGGAACGATCCGGACGAGCCGGGCTGGTTCGTCACCTGGCTCCAGCGAACCGAGCCGACGTACGCCTTTTCCTTCGACGGCCACTGGTTCGACGTCGGCACGCGCGAGAGTTACCTCGACGCCGTCGCCTGGTGCGTCGACGGCGAGTCACTGATCGCCGATTCGGCGACGCTCGAAAACGCCACCGTCGGGCCGAACAGCCACGTCATGGCGGACGTCTCGCTCGTCGACGTCGCGGTCGAACGAGCCGTGATCTTTCCGGGTGCGAGCGTCGAATCCGGCGTCGTTCGCCGGTCGATCGTCGACGAGGAGGCCGCGCTCTCAGGCGTCGACCTCGAGGACGCGATGGTCGGCGCGTACACCCAGATTCCCGGTCCAGCCAGCCGGGGCGACGATCGCCCAGCCTAGGTGCGCCGCAGGTCACTCTCGGGTACGGGTGCGCCGCAGATCCACGCGTATGGCTGCAAGTGATCCGCAGATGCACGCGTTTGGCTGCGGATGGGGCGCAGGTCACTCGTTCGGCTGCGGGTGGGTCGCGCTCACCGGGACACACCACACCGGGACGTCGGCCCCGCGGAGGACGTTCTCGGTAACGCTCCCCAGAAACCACTGGCCGATGCCGGTCTGTCCGTGCGTCCCCATGACGATCGCGTCGACTGGCGACTCGTCCGCGTAGGCGAGGATCACGCGAGCCGGCGCGCCGCTCGCGACCGAGCCCGTGACGGAGACGCCGGCGTCGCGAGCGCGTTCGCGGACAGACTCGAGGGTCGTCTCGCCCCGTTCTTCGAGCGCCGTGAGGACGTCAGCGGGCTCAGCGGCGCTTCGAAAGCGGCTCGTGTCGACCGAGTAGAGCGCGTCCACCGTCGAGTCGAGCGCGCTCGCGAGCGCAATCGCCCACTCGGTCGCGATCGCCGCCCCCTCGCTCCCGTCGGTCGGAAGCAGCAGGCGGTCGAACGAGATCGTCTCGACCGGCGGAGGGTCCGCGTTCGGCGGGACCGCGAGAACGGGCACGTGAGCCGTCCTGAGGACGTTTTCGGTGACGCTCCCGAGGAGGAAGCGATCGAGACCCGTCCGGCCTTTCGTCCCCATGACGATCGCGTCGGTCTCGTGGCGATGGGCGTACTCCCTGATCGACTGGAACGGCGTTCCGCTCCTGACGGTCGTCCTGACGGAGAGATCCGGATCGAACTCGGCGGCGAGATCCGCAACCGTCTCGGCAGCGTCCTCGGCGGCCGATTCGAACACGGAGAGCGTTTCCTCGTCGAGCGTCGACGGCCCGTCGGGTGCGTCGACCACCGAGAGGACGTGAACGTCGGCACCGAGGCGCGACGCGAGCGCGATGCCGTGGTCGGCTCCGGCGACAGCACCCTCGCTCCCGTCGGTCGGTACCAGGATCGATTCGATGAATCGGCTCATTGGACTCGGCTACTCCACCACTCACCGGCGGATAATTGTGGGGGTGTCAGATCGGACCGTCCGAACGCAGACGAACTCACGAATGCGTTTCGAGCACGCTCACGAAGGTCGAGAGTAGCTCTTCGAGTTGTCGGGGGAGCAGGAAGCGTTCGCGAACGTGGTCTCTGGCGCGTTCACCGAACGCTGTTCGGCGCTCGTCGTCTTCGAGAAGCGAAACGAGGCGGTCTGCGGCGCCGGCGACGTCGTCGGCCGCGACGAGGTAGCCGGTCTGCCCGTCGACGATCTGTAACGGAATACCGCCGACGTCGGAACCGACGACGGGCGTGCGCTTCCAGAGCGCCTCGGAGACGACCAGTCCGAAGCCTTCGCGGATGGACTTCTGGACGACGACGTCCGCCTCGGTCTGCAGGACGTTCACCGCTCGATCCGTCAGGTCGGTCAGGACGTGGACGTCCGGATCGTCGACGGCCTCGCCGGCCACCCGTTCGTACAACTCCAGGCCTTCGGGGTCGTCGCCGGCCATCCCGCCACACAGCGCCAGCTGTAGTCCGTCAATCTCCTCGCTGGCGCGACGGTACGCCTCGAGCGTTCCGAACTGGTCTTTCCACGGATCGAACCGAGAAACCTGCGCGACCACCGGGCGGTCGAACGAGAGCGGGTCGAGGCGGTCGCGTTCGGTCGCGATCGCGTCCGGATCGAGCGAGCGGTTCTTCTCCGCGAGCGGGTCGATCGACGGGGAGATGACGCTCGGTTCCGGCACGTCCATCTCGCCGACGTACGCCGAGCGGCTGAATATCGCGTGGTCGACCCGTTTCGTGTAGTCAGAAACGAACGAGAGGTACGCGTCGTCCGGATCGGTCAGGTCGATGTGACAGCGCCAGACGACCGGCGCGTCGGCCATCGTCTCCTCGATGCGGTCGAGCATCCCGAGCGGCTGGGGATCGTGAACGACGACGAGGTCGTACGCCTCGTCGAGTTCGGCCCCGTTACGATCGGTTTCCCGGCGGTAGGTCGCTTTCATCTCGTCGGTGAACGCCGGACCCTCCCCCTGGAGCCCGTTGTGCATCGCCTTGGTCACCTCGTAGAAGTCGTCCTCGGCGTCCATGACCAGCCAGTCGGTGTCGACACCGAGGTCGACACAGACCGGGACGATCGACCGGAGGAGTTCGGCGACGCCGCCGCCGGTCGCGGTCGAATTGACGTGGAGGATGCGAACGCCGTCGAGCCGGCTCGCCAGCGATCGAAGGCGTTCGAGCCGATCGACGTCAATCACGGCTTCGTACGCCTCGATCGACCGATCGGGGAGAGATGGCGCGTGCATCAGATAGGGTCCGTACCACGAGGACGCTCGTATCTTTGGGGGTTCTATCTCGCTGAAGGGCCTCGGCGACAAGGTCGTCCACTCGGCGAGCCCTGGGATACCCGCATGGAGTGGCAAACGCAAGCGAACACTGTCCGCCACGTTCGGGACGACGTTCGAGTGCGAAGGCGCTGATCTGGTCCTCCCGCTCGAAGCCTACTGTACGACCGGTTAATCGACGCGTACCGGCGGGAACTTTGTCGCTCCTGGGCGTAGACCCGATCCGATGAATATCGATGTCGAGACCGGGGGTCGCGTCGACGTCGTCGACGTCACCGCGGACGTGGCGGCGGCGATCCCGGACGACGCAGACGGCGTGTGCACCGCGTTCGTCCCGCACACCACGGCGGGCGTCGTGATCAACGAACACGAGCGAGGATTGTGCGCCGACGTCGAAACGGCGCTCGAACGACTCGCCCCCCGCGGCGCGACGTACGAACACGATCGAATCGACGACAACGCCGACGCCCACTTGCGGGCGATGGTGCTCGGCGAGAGCGTCACGGTTCCGATCGACGGCGGAGAGCTCGGGCTCGGAACGTGGCAGTCGATCCTGTTCGTCGAGTGCGACGGGCCTCGTCGCCGACGGCTCAGACTCTCGGTCGTTCGCGAGTGAGCGGTTCTGCCGCCGATCAATCGATCCGGTCGGCCACGGTCGCTAGCTGCCGTCGCAGTTGCGTCCGACCGCGCTCGGTTCGAGAGACGGCCAAGAGGTTCGCAGCCGACTGGACGAGCCAGCGGCGTTTGTACGCCGAGGCGCGGTCGGGGTAACCTCGGTCGAGCGGGGCGCGGCCCCGATAGGCCGCCCGGAAGCGAGCGCGGAGGCGCTCGCGTTCGGGCCTCGGGAATCGGTATCGGTCGACGAATCGGACTTCCGCGCGAGCGATCGCGTACTCCGGCCGGGTGACGTGGGCGTTGCCCCAGTCCAGCACGGCCGACAGCGCGCCCGTTTCACTCACGAGGAGGTTTCCGGGGTGAAAGTCGCCGTGGGTCAGGACGGGCCGAGCGCCTGACGGAGCGTTCGACACCGACTCGACGAGTCGGCGGTGCAACCGGCCGTGCAGCGATGCGGGCGCGGCCACCTCTAGCGTCGTCTCGGTGCGCTCGAGGACGGCTGCGTGGCGAAGGTGGCCGGCGCCGGTCCGGTCGGGGCGTTCGGTGACGTCGTCCCCAGAGAAGGAGTCATCCAGGGCGAGCGGCTCGGCCGCGTGGAGCCGGCCGAGCGCGTCGCCGGCGTCGGTCACGATCCGACGGCGCACCCGCGGATCGGCGTCGCGATACCACGGATCCGGGTTCGATCCATCGAGACACTCGTAAATCGCCCACCGGTGATCGCCCGTGAGCCGACCCCCGCGAACCGAACCCGTCGCGAGGACGGCCGGAACCGGAAGGTCGGTCGTTTCCCCGACGAGTCGGACCACCTCGGGTTCGATCACGTCGCCGATCCAGACGTTCGCCCCGCCGAGCTTGCAGATCGCGAGCGACGGCGAGCCGGCGAGGGCGAGGCGAAACGTCTCAGAGACGGAGCCGACGGCCGGACGCTCACAGCGCTCGACGGACGTTCCGAGCGCGTCCGCGACGATCCGTTCGACGGACGCCGGAGCGGTAGATCGGGCCGTCTTCGTCATGGGTACTGGTGGTGGAAACGTAGATTCTGACGGGCCGGTTCGGTCGAGAGCGGGCTTCGAACGGTATAGGCGTCGACGCGACGAACCAAAACGGTCCGTACCGAACGCAGGAGCTGAACGTCGCCACAACACCCAACAGCGACCGGGACGTCTCGGTCCGCATGCGATTGGGCTCCGGGAGCCGCGCGTTCAACCGGGTGCGTCGCGGGGCGCACCTGCGCCTCCGACGGGCGATCCTCGG
This region includes:
- a CDS encoding sugar phosphate nucleotidyltransferase — protein: MDAVVLAGGYATRLWPITRHRPKMFLPLGETTVIDRLYAELEAESRIDDVYVSTNERFAPAFESHLADAPYEKPRLSVERTRAEDEKFGVIAALGELIDREGIDADLLVLAGDNVFDFALSAFLERYDRREGPCIAAYDVGDPSRATGYGVVDLEGDRVVDFVEKPDDPPGTNVSIGCYAFPRETLSLIPSYLDEGNDPDEPGWFVTWLQRTEPTYAFSFDGHWFDVGTRESYLDAVAWCVDGESLIADSATLENATVGPNSHVMADVSLVDVAVERAVIFPGASVESGVVRRSIVDEEAALSGVDLEDAMVGAYTQIPGPASRGDDRPA
- a CDS encoding universal stress protein; this translates as MSRFIESILVPTDGSEGAVAGADHGIALASRLGADVHVLSVVDAPDGPSTLDEETLSVFESAAEDAAETVADLAAEFDPDLSVRTTVRSGTPFQSIREYAHRHETDAIVMGTKGRTGLDRFLLGSVTENVLRTAHVPVLAVPPNADPPPVETISFDRLLLPTDGSEGAAIATEWAIALASALDSTVDALYSVDTSRFRSAAEPADVLTALEERGETTLESVRERARDAGVSVTGSVASGAPARVILAYADESPVDAIVMGTHGQTGIGQWFLGSVTENVLRGADVPVWCVPVSATHPQPNE
- a CDS encoding glycosyltransferase, with the translated sequence MHAPSLPDRSIEAYEAVIDVDRLERLRSLASRLDGVRILHVNSTATGGGVAELLRSIVPVCVDLGVDTDWLVMDAEDDFYEVTKAMHNGLQGEGPAFTDEMKATYRRETDRNGAELDEAYDLVVVHDPQPLGMLDRIEETMADAPVVWRCHIDLTDPDDAYLSFVSDYTKRVDHAIFSRSAYVGEMDVPEPSVISPSIDPLAEKNRSLDPDAIATERDRLDPLSFDRPVVAQVSRFDPWKDQFGTLEAYRRASEEIDGLQLALCGGMAGDDPEGLELYERVAGEAVDDPDVHVLTDLTDRAVNVLQTEADVVVQKSIREGFGLVVSEALWKRTPVVGSDVGGIPLQIVDGQTGYLVAADDVAGAADRLVSLLEDDERRTAFGERARDHVRERFLLPRQLEELLSTFVSVLETHS
- a CDS encoding secondary thiamine-phosphate synthase enzyme YjbQ; amino-acid sequence: MNIDVETGGRVDVVDVTADVAAAIPDDADGVCTAFVPHTTAGVVINEHERGLCADVETALERLAPRGATYEHDRIDDNADAHLRAMVLGESVTVPIDGGELGLGTWQSILFVECDGPRRRRLRLSVVRE
- a CDS encoding phosphotransferase family protein, whose product is MTKTARSTAPASVERIVADALGTSVERCERPAVGSVSETFRLALAGSPSLAICKLGGANVWIGDVIEPEVVRLVGETTDLPVPAVLATGSVRGGRLTGDHRWAIYECLDGSNPDPWYRDADPRVRRRIVTDAGDALGRLHAAEPLALDDSFSGDDVTERPDRTGAGHLRHAAVLERTETTLEVAAPASLHGRLHRRLVESVSNAPSGARPVLTHGDFHPGNLLVSETGALSAVLDWGNAHVTRPEYAIARAEVRFVDRYRFPRPERERLRARFRAAYRGRAPLDRGYPDRASAYKRRWLVQSAANLLAVSRTERGRTQLRRQLATVADRID